One region of Polaribacter pectinis genomic DNA includes:
- a CDS encoding AMP-dependent synthetase/ligase — MAITVSRLFDFPYHQEENNPLEKCYNYKESALWKSISTTEYINLANKVSSSLLSLDVQPNDKIAVITENNNPNWHILDIGILQTGAQNVPLYATLSEKDYAYILDHSDATYCFVSNADLYKKVKSILPKTKLKGIFSLEESTKNYSWNSFLELGEKENYQQEIEERKQNIKPNDLATIIYTSGTTGTPKGVMLSHENIVFTVFATVKAFDLNNVNNRILSYLPVCHIYERTASYLNLYLGNEVYFAESIEKIGDNIREVKPGYLAVVPRLLEKIFDKIVDKGSELKGIKKQLFFWALELGEKYEPYQKNGAWYHFKLKIANKLIFSKWREALGGELKFMISGSAPLQDRLIRVFTAAEIPVYEGYGMTESSPAGTVNDVRNNGLKIGSVGKPLEGVTLKIADDGEILMKGKNVMLGYYKNEEMTNKTIINDYLHTGDIGTIDENGFLTITDRKKEIFKTSGGKYIAPSALESEFKKSRFIEQIMVIGEGEKMPAAIIQIHFDFVYEWAKRKKHTIEDITSNKKLIKRIQKEVDFYNKKFGKWEQIKKFEITPDEWTIEDGHLTPTMKMKRKVIKEKYKNLHKKIYNS, encoded by the coding sequence ATGGCTATTACAGTTTCTCGTCTTTTCGATTTTCCTTATCATCAAGAAGAAAATAATCCATTAGAAAAGTGTTACAATTATAAAGAAAGTGCTCTTTGGAAAAGTATTTCAACAACAGAATATATCAATTTAGCCAATAAAGTAAGTAGTTCGTTATTAAGTTTAGATGTACAACCAAATGATAAAATTGCGGTAATTACAGAGAATAATAACCCAAATTGGCATATTTTAGATATTGGAATTCTACAAACTGGCGCCCAAAATGTTCCTTTATATGCAACACTTTCAGAAAAAGATTATGCCTATATTTTAGATCATTCAGATGCAACTTATTGTTTTGTTTCTAATGCAGATTTGTACAAGAAGGTAAAATCTATACTCCCAAAAACAAAATTAAAAGGAATCTTTTCTTTGGAAGAATCAACTAAAAATTATAGTTGGAATTCGTTTTTAGAATTAGGCGAAAAAGAAAATTATCAACAAGAAATAGAAGAAAGAAAACAAAACATTAAACCAAATGATTTAGCAACAATTATTTACACTTCTGGTACAACAGGTACTCCAAAAGGAGTTATGTTGAGTCATGAAAATATTGTTTTTACAGTTTTTGCTACTGTAAAAGCTTTCGATTTAAATAACGTTAATAATCGTATTTTAAGCTACCTACCAGTTTGTCATATATACGAGAGAACAGCTTCTTACCTTAACTTATATCTAGGAAATGAAGTTTATTTTGCAGAAAGCATTGAGAAAATAGGCGATAATATTAGAGAAGTAAAACCTGGATATTTAGCGGTTGTGCCAAGATTATTGGAAAAGATTTTTGATAAAATAGTAGACAAAGGAAGCGAATTAAAAGGTATAAAAAAACAACTTTTCTTTTGGGCATTAGAACTAGGAGAAAAATATGAACCTTATCAAAAAAACGGAGCTTGGTATCATTTCAAACTAAAAATAGCAAATAAACTTATTTTTTCTAAATGGAGAGAAGCTTTAGGAGGAGAATTAAAATTTATGATTTCTGGAAGCGCGCCTTTACAAGACAGATTAATCAGAGTTTTTACAGCAGCAGAAATTCCTGTTTATGAAGGTTATGGAATGACAGAATCTTCGCCTGCAGGAACTGTAAATGATGTTAGAAATAACGGATTAAAAATAGGTTCTGTGGGTAAACCTTTAGAAGGTGTAACTCTTAAAATTGCTGATGATGGAGAAATTTTAATGAAAGGAAAAAATGTGATGTTAGGTTATTACAAAAACGAAGAAATGACCAATAAAACCATAATTAATGATTATTTACATACTGGCGACATTGGTACTATTGATGAAAATGGTTTTTTAACAATTACAGACAGAAAAAAAGAAATATTTAAAACTTCTGGTGGAAAATACATTGCTCCTTCAGCTTTAGAAAGTGAATTTAAAAAATCGAGATTTATAGAACAAATTATGGTAATTGGTGAAGGAGAAAAAATGCCTGCTGCCATTATTCAAATTCATTTTGATTTTGTTTACGAATGGGCAAAAAGAAAAAAACATACAATTGAAGATATTACTTCAAATAAAAAACTGATAAAGAGAATTCAAAAAGAAGTAGATTTTTATAATAAAAAATTTGGAAAATGGGAACAAATTAAAAAGTTTGAAATTACACCAGATGAATGGACAATTGAAGATGGTCATTTAACTCCTACAATGAAAATGAAAAGAAAAGTTATTAAAGAAAAATATAAAAATTTGCATAAAAAAATATATAATTCTTAA
- a CDS encoding AMP-dependent synthetase/ligase, with amino-acid sequence MAIEITRLFDFPYYQLEAYNLQKAFTSKTSGEWVSISTKEYIDEANKISRGLINLGVQPNDKIAVISSTNRTEWNICDIGVLQTGAQNVPIYPTICKEDYEYVLNHSEAIYCFVSDVEVLEKLNAIKGNTHLKGVFTFDDIAGEKSWKEVLKSGEDTSNQNIVEERKNNVKPEDLATLIYTSGTTGRPKGVMLSHKNVVTNVLSAFERVPLDYGKDRGLSFLPICHIFERMILYLYQYCGVSVYFAESIEKLTENAQEIKPNVMTAVPRLYEKIYDKIVLKGESLTGIKKGLFFWAVNLGLKYKPYGENGWWYEKQLGLARKLIFSKWQAALGGELKLMVSGSAALQTRLTRVFAAANMPIMEGYGLTETSPVTSVNDVRNGGFRPGTVGKVISGVEVKIAETGEILIKGPNVMMGYYKDPEKSAEVLKDGYFHSGDKGEIDADGFLKITGRTKEMFKTSGGKYVIPPLLEGQLKQSLFIEQVMVVGENEKMPAAIIQPNFEFIKDWIDKKGLKIGKTEKEIATSEIIIKRIQEEVDECNSNFGKWEQIKRFELTPEVWTIDGGHLTPTMKMKRAIIKKIYQDLYDKIYR; translated from the coding sequence ATGGCAATAGAAATTACGAGATTATTTGATTTTCCTTATTATCAATTAGAAGCCTACAATTTACAAAAAGCATTTACCTCTAAAACTAGTGGCGAATGGGTAAGTATATCTACAAAAGAATATATAGATGAAGCCAATAAAATTAGTAGAGGACTAATTAATTTAGGAGTGCAACCAAATGATAAAATTGCAGTAATTTCATCAACCAATAGAACCGAATGGAATATTTGTGATATTGGTGTTTTACAAACTGGTGCACAAAATGTACCTATTTACCCAACAATTTGTAAAGAAGATTATGAGTATGTTTTAAATCATTCAGAAGCTATTTACTGTTTTGTTTCTGATGTTGAAGTATTAGAAAAACTAAATGCTATAAAAGGAAATACACATTTAAAAGGTGTTTTTACTTTTGATGATATTGCTGGAGAAAAAAGCTGGAAAGAAGTTTTAAAATCTGGTGAAGATACTAGCAATCAAAACATTGTTGAAGAAAGAAAGAACAATGTAAAACCAGAAGATTTAGCTACTTTAATTTATACTTCTGGAACAACAGGAAGACCAAAAGGTGTTATGTTGTCTCACAAAAACGTAGTTACCAATGTCTTAAGTGCTTTTGAAAGAGTTCCTTTAGATTATGGAAAAGATAGAGGATTGAGTTTTTTACCAATCTGTCATATTTTCGAAAGAATGATTTTGTACCTATATCAATATTGTGGTGTATCTGTTTATTTCGCAGAATCAATTGAAAAATTGACAGAAAACGCTCAAGAAATAAAACCAAACGTTATGACAGCTGTTCCGCGTTTGTATGAGAAAATCTACGATAAAATAGTTTTAAAAGGAGAATCTTTAACAGGAATTAAAAAAGGATTGTTCTTCTGGGCTGTAAATTTAGGTTTAAAATACAAACCTTATGGAGAAAATGGTTGGTGGTATGAAAAGCAATTGGGTCTTGCTAGAAAATTAATTTTTTCTAAATGGCAAGCTGCTCTTGGAGGAGAATTAAAATTGATGGTTTCAGGAAGTGCTGCACTTCAAACAAGATTAACAAGAGTTTTTGCTGCTGCTAATATGCCAATTATGGAAGGTTATGGTTTAACAGAAACTTCACCTGTAACTTCTGTAAACGATGTTAGAAATGGAGGTTTTAGACCAGGAACTGTTGGTAAAGTGATTAGTGGTGTAGAAGTTAAAATTGCAGAAACTGGAGAAATTTTAATAAAAGGACCTAATGTAATGATGGGTTATTATAAAGACCCAGAAAAATCGGCTGAAGTCTTAAAAGATGGTTACTTCCATTCTGGAGATAAAGGAGAAATTGATGCAGATGGATTCTTAAAAATTACTGGAAGAACAAAAGAAATGTTTAAAACTTCTGGTGGAAAATATGTAATTCCGCCATTATTAGAGGGACAATTAAAACAATCTTTATTTATAGAACAAGTGATGGTTGTTGGTGAAAATGAAAAAATGCCAGCAGCAATTATTCAACCAAATTTTGAGTTTATAAAAGATTGGATAGACAAAAAAGGACTTAAAATTGGTAAAACAGAAAAAGAAATAGCTACTTCAGAAATAATTATAAAACGAATTCAAGAAGAAGTAGATGAATGTAATAGTAATTTTGGTAAATGGGAACAAATTAAACGTTTCGAGTTAACTCCAGAAGTTTGGACAATTGATGGTGGACATTTAACACCAACAATGAAAATGAAAAGGGCAATTATTAAAAAGATTTATCAAGATTTATACGATAAAATTTACAGATAA
- a CDS encoding NYN domain-containing protein, translated as MESKFNIAVLIDGDNAQPKLLKEILEEVSKYGKATIRRIYGDWTSQQMNSWKSIINQHSISPIQKFAYTTGKNSTDSSMIIDAMDILHSKNIEGFCIVSSDSDYTGLAKRIREEGLYVMGIGEKKTPEAFVKSCEVFTFTENLKSEEPETKKVKSKEQTSTPKAKNVTEKIKLSKEDWKTINKAFDISTNEDDIAYISTLGLNIRKIDPSFDPRSYGFKSLTKLFQNIDKFEVIKKEIGGSNHPLLRIK; from the coding sequence ATGGAAAGTAAATTTAATATAGCTGTACTTATAGATGGAGACAATGCGCAGCCTAAACTGTTAAAAGAAATATTAGAAGAAGTTTCTAAATATGGAAAAGCAACTATAAGGCGTATTTATGGTGATTGGACTTCACAACAAATGAATAGTTGGAAATCAATAATCAATCAACATTCTATAAGTCCTATTCAAAAATTTGCTTACACTACAGGTAAAAACTCTACAGACAGTTCTATGATTATTGATGCAATGGACATTTTACACAGCAAAAATATAGAAGGTTTTTGTATAGTTTCTAGTGATAGCGATTATACAGGTTTAGCCAAGAGAATTAGAGAAGAAGGCTTATATGTTATGGGAATTGGAGAGAAAAAAACACCAGAAGCTTTTGTAAAATCTTGTGAGGTTTTCACGTTTACAGAAAATTTAAAAAGTGAAGAACCAGAAACTAAAAAAGTAAAATCGAAAGAGCAAACCAGTACTCCAAAAGCAAAAAATGTTACAGAAAAAATTAAACTTTCTAAAGAAGATTGGAAAACAATAAATAAAGCTTTCGATATCTCTACTAATGAAGATGACATTGCTTATATTTCTACTTTGGGTTTAAATATTAGAAAAATAGATCCTAGTTTCGATCCAAGAAGTTATGGTTTTAAAAGTCTCACAAAACTTTTTCAAAATATTGATAAATTTGAAGTCATAAAAAAAGAAATTGGAGGTTCAAATCATCCTTTGTTAAGAATAAAATAA
- a CDS encoding DUF3124 domain-containing protein has product MKKIITLLTFTILVFACNKQKEISSINPENWSKRTANIKVKDSLEFGKSYLSIYAQIYSVSEHKTHNLTSMVSLRNTSDIDTIYILKADYYDTHGKVVRKYFNQPIYLAPLETAEIIIDEIDVKGGTGSNFIFEWKIPKDCPEPLFEGIMNSTVGQQGLSFATQAVRIK; this is encoded by the coding sequence ATGAAAAAAATAATCACCTTACTAACCTTTACCATATTGGTTTTTGCTTGTAACAAGCAAAAAGAAATTAGCTCAATAAATCCAGAAAACTGGTCTAAAAGAACTGCAAATATAAAAGTAAAAGATTCTTTAGAATTTGGTAAATCATATTTATCAATTTATGCTCAAATATATAGTGTATCAGAACATAAAACACACAATCTAACTTCTATGGTAAGTTTAAGAAATACAAGTGATATAGACACTATTTATATCTTAAAAGCAGATTATTATGATACTCATGGAAAAGTTGTTCGTAAATATTTTAATCAACCCATATATTTAGCACCTTTAGAAACCGCAGAAATAATTATCGATGAAATTGATGTAAAAGGTGGAACAGGTTCTAATTTTATATTCGAATGGAAAATTCCTAAAGATTGTCCAGAACCATTGTTTGAAGGAATTATGAATTCTACAGTTGGGCAACAAGGATTGTCTTTTGCTACGCAAGCTGTAAGGATAAAGTAA
- the leuB gene encoding 3-isopropylmalate dehydrogenase, with product MKLNIALLAGDGIGPEVIDQAVKVSDAIAKKFNHEINWKPALTGAAAIDAVGEPYPDETHEICASSDAVLFGAIGHPRFDNDPSAKVRPEQGLLKMRKKLGLFANVRPTFTFPSLLDKSPLKRERIEGTDLVFLRELTGGIYFGEKGRRDDGETAFDNCVYTRAEVQRLAKKGFELAMTRGKKLCCVDKANVLETSRLWRETVQAMEKDYPEVEVSYEFVDAVAMRLVQWPNSYDVLITENLFGDILTDEASVISGSMGLMPSASLGSDIGLFEPIHGSYPQATGLNIANPMATVLSAAMMFENFGLQEEGKAIRDAVNNALNKGIVTEDLADGGKSYGTKEVGDWLAENI from the coding sequence ATGAAATTAAATATCGCATTATTAGCAGGAGATGGAATTGGACCAGAAGTAATAGACCAAGCTGTAAAAGTTTCGGATGCAATTGCTAAAAAGTTCAATCACGAAATTAATTGGAAACCAGCATTAACAGGAGCAGCAGCAATTGATGCAGTTGGAGAACCTTATCCAGATGAAACGCATGAAATTTGTGCGTCTTCAGATGCTGTGTTGTTTGGTGCAATTGGGCATCCACGTTTTGATAATGATCCTTCTGCAAAAGTAAGACCAGAACAAGGTTTGCTAAAAATGCGTAAGAAATTAGGGTTGTTTGCGAATGTTAGACCAACATTTACTTTTCCTTCTTTATTAGATAAATCACCTTTAAAAAGAGAAAGAATTGAAGGAACAGATTTGGTTTTTTTACGTGAATTAACAGGTGGAATTTACTTTGGAGAAAAGGGGAGAAGAGATGATGGAGAAACAGCTTTCGATAATTGTGTTTACACAAGAGCAGAGGTGCAAAGATTGGCTAAAAAAGGTTTCGAATTAGCAATGACTCGTGGTAAAAAATTATGTTGTGTAGATAAAGCTAACGTTTTAGAAACTTCAAGATTATGGAGAGAAACTGTGCAAGCAATGGAAAAAGATTATCCAGAAGTGGAAGTTTCTTACGAATTTGTAGATGCAGTTGCCATGCGTTTAGTTCAGTGGCCAAATAGTTACGATGTTTTAATTACGGAAAACTTATTCGGAGATATTTTAACGGATGAAGCATCTGTAATTTCTGGTTCTATGGGGTTAATGCCAAGTGCATCTTTAGGTTCTGACATTGGGTTATTTGAGCCAATTCACGGTTCTTATCCACAAGCAACAGGATTAAATATTGCAAATCCAATGGCTACAGTATTATCTGCAGCAATGATGTTCGAAAACTTCGGTTTACAAGAAGAAGGAAAAGCAATAAGAGATGCTGTAAACAATGCTTTAAATAAAGGAATTGTAACAGAAGATTTAGCTGATGGAGGAAAATCTTACGGAACAAAAGAAGTAGGGGACTGGTTAGCAGAAAATATCTAG
- a CDS encoding alpha-isopropylmalate synthase regulatory domain-containing protein: MAGRKIEIMDTTLRDGEQTSGVSFSVSEKLTIAKLLLEELKVDRIEIASARVSKGELEAVQKITSWASENNQLEKIEVLTFVDGGKSIDWMISSGAKVQNLLTKGSLNHLTHQLKKTPEQHFADIKSTIELAAKNGIKTNVYLEDWSNGMRNSKDYVFEYLDFLTAQNIERVLLPDTLGILTPDETFKFITEVRNKYPNTHFDFHGHNDYDLGVANVMEAVKAGSNGLHLTINGMGERAGNAPLASVIAVINDFLKEVEVTVNETALNKVSKLVETFSGFRIPVNKPVVGANVFTQTAGIHADGDNKNNLYFNDLMPERFGRKRKYALGKTSGKANIQKNLQDLGISLNDDELKKVTQRIIELGDKKEVVSQDDLPYIISDVLDSDTIEKRVVVENYVLGHAKGMKPSTTLQLIVEGVRYEAHAQGDGQFDAFMNALKKLYKTHSKKELPSLIDYAVRIPPGSHSDALCETIITWKREKNEFITRGLDSDQTVSAIKATEKMLNII; this comes from the coding sequence ATGGCTGGTAGAAAAATAGAAATAATGGATACGACACTGCGTGATGGCGAACAAACATCAGGAGTGTCGTTTTCGGTTTCAGAAAAACTAACAATTGCAAAATTATTGTTAGAAGAATTGAAAGTAGATCGTATTGAAATTGCATCTGCAAGAGTTTCTAAAGGAGAATTAGAGGCCGTTCAAAAAATAACTTCTTGGGCTTCAGAAAATAATCAACTAGAAAAAATAGAGGTTTTAACCTTTGTTGATGGTGGAAAATCGATTGATTGGATGATTTCTTCTGGTGCGAAAGTTCAGAATTTATTAACCAAAGGTTCTTTAAACCACTTAACGCATCAACTTAAAAAAACACCAGAACAACATTTTGCGGATATCAAATCTACGATTGAATTAGCTGCAAAAAATGGTATTAAAACCAATGTTTATTTAGAAGATTGGTCTAATGGAATGCGAAATTCCAAAGATTATGTTTTTGAGTATTTAGATTTTTTAACTGCTCAAAATATTGAACGCGTTTTATTACCAGACACTTTAGGGATTTTAACACCAGATGAAACGTTTAAATTTATTACGGAAGTTCGTAATAAATACCCAAATACACATTTTGATTTTCATGGTCATAACGATTACGATTTAGGTGTTGCAAATGTAATGGAAGCTGTAAAAGCAGGTTCAAACGGATTGCATTTAACTATAAATGGAATGGGAGAACGTGCAGGAAATGCACCTTTAGCAAGTGTAATTGCAGTAATTAACGACTTTTTAAAAGAAGTTGAAGTGACTGTAAATGAAACTGCTTTAAATAAAGTCAGCAAGTTGGTTGAAACTTTTTCAGGCTTTCGAATTCCTGTAAATAAACCAGTTGTTGGTGCAAATGTTTTTACGCAAACTGCTGGAATTCATGCAGATGGAGATAATAAAAATAATTTATATTTCAACGATTTAATGCCAGAACGTTTTGGAAGAAAACGTAAATATGCATTAGGAAAAACATCGGGAAAAGCAAATATTCAGAAGAATTTACAAGATTTAGGTATCAGTTTAAATGATGATGAATTAAAGAAAGTAACCCAAAGAATTATAGAATTAGGAGATAAAAAGGAAGTGGTTTCTCAAGATGATTTGCCCTATATTATTTCTGATGTTTTAGATTCTGATACCATTGAAAAACGTGTTGTTGTAGAAAATTATGTTTTGGGACACGCAAAAGGAATGAAACCATCTACAACTTTACAGCTAATTGTGGAAGGAGTTCGTTACGAAGCACATGCACAAGGAGATGGACAATTTGATGCATTTATGAATGCTTTAAAGAAATTGTATAAAACACATAGTAAAAAAGAATTACCGAGTTTAATAGATTATGCAGTTAGAATTCCACCAGGAAGTCATTCAGATGCATTGTGTGAAACAATTATTACTTGGAAAAGAGAAAAAAACGAATTTATAACACGTGGTTTAGATTCAGATCAAACAGTATCTGCAATTAAAGCTACAGAGAAAATGTTGAATATAATATAA
- the leuD gene encoding 3-isopropylmalate dehydratase small subunit has product MAYDKFEVLTSTAYPLPIENVDTDQIIPARFLKATERVDFDKNFFRDWRYNQDGTPKADFPLNKEIYAGSKILVGGRNFGSGSSREHAAWSVYDFGLRCVISSAFADIFKGNCLNVGVLPVQVSPEFADKLFDAIMADPKTEIKVDLPNQKVTLVATGESESFDINAYKKDNMLNGFDDIDYLKNIENEISAFAETRPF; this is encoded by the coding sequence ATGGCTTACGATAAATTTGAAGTATTAACAAGTACAGCATATCCATTACCAATTGAGAATGTAGATACAGATCAAATAATTCCAGCTCGTTTCTTAAAAGCAACAGAGCGTGTAGATTTTGATAAGAACTTTTTCCGTGATTGGAGATACAATCAAGATGGAACACCAAAAGCAGATTTCCCTTTAAACAAAGAGATTTATGCTGGTTCTAAAATATTAGTTGGAGGTAGAAATTTCGGTTCAGGTTCTTCAAGAGAGCACGCAGCTTGGTCTGTGTACGATTTTGGTTTACGTTGTGTAATTTCTTCTGCATTTGCAGATATTTTTAAAGGAAATTGCTTGAATGTTGGTGTGTTACCAGTTCAAGTTTCTCCAGAATTCGCAGACAAATTATTTGATGCAATTATGGCAGATCCAAAAACGGAAATCAAAGTAGATTTGCCAAACCAAAAAGTAACGTTGGTTGCTACTGGTGAAAGTGAATCTTTTGATATTAATGCCTACAAAAAAGACAATATGTTAAACGGTTTTGATGATATTGATTACTTAAAAAACATCGAAAACGAAATTTCTGCATTTGCTGAAACAAGACCATTTTAA
- the leuC gene encoding 3-isopropylmalate dehydratase large subunit: MAKTLFDKVWDSHVVRSVKDGPDVFFIDRHFIHEVTSPVAFLGLESRGNSVVYPERTFATADHNTPTINQHLPVEDPLSANQLDALENNAKKHGISHWGLGDKNNGIVHVVGPENGITLPGATIVCGDSHTSTHGAFGAIAFGIGTSEVEMVLSTQCIMQPKPKKMRINVNGKLGLGVTPKDVALYIISKQTTSGATGYFVEYAGDVFRDMSMEGRMTVCNLSIEMGARGGMIAPDEKTFEYIKGRSLTPKGADWDKAMKYWETLYTEDDAQFDEEFNYDASDIEPMITYGTNPGMGMGVTKSIPTAANVEGGAETYKKSLGYMSFSEGDSMIGKPIDFVFLGSCTNGRIEDFRAFCSIVEGRKKADNVTAWLVPGSHKVVDQINAEGLDKIITDAGFVLREPGCSACLAMNDDKIPAGKLSVSTSNRNFEGRQGPGSRTLLASPLVAAASAVEGVVTDPRTLLTA; encoded by the coding sequence ATGGCAAAAACATTATTTGACAAAGTATGGGACTCACATGTAGTTCGTAGTGTAAAAGACGGACCAGATGTGTTTTTTATCGATCGTCATTTTATTCACGAAGTTACAAGTCCTGTTGCGTTTTTAGGATTAGAAAGCAGAGGAAATAGTGTTGTGTATCCAGAGCGTACTTTTGCGACTGCAGATCATAACACACCAACAATAAATCAACATTTACCAGTAGAAGATCCATTATCTGCGAATCAATTAGATGCGTTAGAAAACAATGCTAAAAAGCATGGAATTTCTCACTGGGGTTTAGGAGATAAAAATAACGGAATTGTACATGTTGTAGGACCAGAAAACGGAATTACATTACCAGGAGCAACAATTGTTTGTGGAGATTCTCATACTTCTACTCATGGTGCATTTGGTGCAATTGCTTTTGGTATTGGAACTTCGGAGGTAGAAATGGTATTGTCTACACAATGTATTATGCAACCGAAACCTAAAAAAATGCGTATCAACGTAAACGGAAAATTAGGTTTAGGAGTTACTCCAAAAGATGTTGCTTTGTACATTATTAGTAAACAAACAACTTCTGGTGCAACTGGTTATTTCGTAGAATATGCTGGAGATGTTTTTAGAGACATGTCTATGGAAGGTAGAATGACAGTTTGTAATTTGTCAATTGAAATGGGCGCAAGAGGAGGAATGATTGCTCCAGATGAAAAAACGTTTGAATATATTAAAGGACGTTCTTTAACTCCAAAAGGAGCAGATTGGGACAAAGCCATGAAATATTGGGAAACTTTATATACAGAAGATGACGCACAATTTGACGAGGAATTCAATTACGATGCTTCAGATATTGAACCAATGATTACTTATGGAACAAACCCAGGAATGGGAATGGGCGTAACAAAATCGATTCCAACAGCAGCAAATGTTGAAGGAGGAGCAGAAACCTATAAAAAATCGTTAGGATATATGTCTTTTAGCGAAGGCGATTCTATGATTGGTAAGCCAATTGATTTTGTCTTTTTAGGTTCTTGTACAAATGGAAGAATAGAAGATTTTAGAGCATTTTGTTCTATTGTTGAAGGACGAAAAAAAGCAGACAATGTTACTGCTTGGTTGGTTCCAGGTTCACATAAAGTAGTAGATCAAATTAACGCAGAAGGATTAGATAAAATAATTACAGATGCAGGTTTCGTTTTAAGAGAACCAGGTTGTTCTGCTTGTTTGGCAATGAATGATGATAAAATTCCAGCAGGAAAATTATCAGTTTCAACATCAAACAGAAACTTCGAAGGAAGACAAGGACCAGGATCTAGAACGTTATTAGCAAGTCCTTTAGTAGCTGCAGCATCTGCAGTAGAAGGAGTAGTTACAGATCCAAGAACATTATTAACAGCATAA
- a CDS encoding TlpA family protein disulfide reductase — protein sequence MKKLVVLFIGLFFMTSYAQEKQMFAKSFINKKAPELYVKKWISEVPETKGKFVLVDFWATWCGPCIQGIPDLNEYQKEFKEDLVIIGLSNQSKSKIKRFKKEQIEYFSGVDSKAKMAAELKITGIPYCIIINPEGIVVWEGNPKQPGFEMTYKVINKLIGDSKL from the coding sequence ATGAAAAAATTAGTAGTATTATTTATCGGTCTATTTTTTATGACTTCTTATGCGCAAGAGAAACAAATGTTCGCAAAATCTTTTATCAATAAGAAAGCTCCAGAATTGTATGTAAAAAAATGGATTTCTGAAGTTCCAGAAACCAAAGGCAAATTTGTATTGGTCGATTTTTGGGCAACTTGGTGTGGACCTTGTATTCAAGGAATTCCTGACTTAAACGAATATCAAAAAGAATTTAAAGAAGATTTAGTGATTATTGGACTTAGCAATCAATCTAAATCGAAAATAAAAAGGTTTAAAAAAGAACAAATTGAATATTTCAGTGGAGTTGACAGCAAAGCCAAAATGGCTGCTGAACTTAAAATTACTGGAATTCCTTATTGTATTATTATAAACCCTGAAGGAATTGTAGTTTGGGAAGGAAACCCTAAACAACCAGGTTTTGAAATGACTTATAAAGTGATTAATAAATTGATAGGAGATTCTAAACTTTAA
- a CDS encoding YfiT family bacillithiol transferase: MTLEQLQYPIGKANILENITKKDIEEWISVLEKFPQELEFLTKDLSENQLDTHYRENGWTIRQVVHHCYDSHHNSYTRFKWTITEDTPVIKAYFEERWAELQDSTSGPISLSIDALKALHAKWVYLLNGLSESDLEKDFIHPSGNEKVSLKENIGIYAWHCNHHFAHIEQLMIRKGWK, translated from the coding sequence ATGACGCTAGAACAATTACAATACCCAATAGGAAAAGCAAATATCCTAGAGAATATCACAAAAAAAGATATTGAAGAATGGATTTCTGTGTTAGAAAAATTTCCACAAGAATTAGAATTTTTAACCAAAGATTTATCGGAAAATCAATTAGATACTCATTACAGAGAAAATGGCTGGACAATTAGACAAGTTGTACACCATTGTTATGACAGTCATCATAATTCTTACACTCGTTTCAAATGGACTATAACTGAAGACACACCAGTAATTAAAGCTTATTTTGAAGAACGTTGGGCAGAATTACAAGATTCTACCTCTGGCCCAATTTCTTTATCAATTGATGCTTTAAAAGCTTTGCATGCTAAATGGGTTTATTTGTTAAATGGTTTATCTGAAAGTGATTTAGAAAAAGATTTTATACATCCTTCAGGAAATGAAAAAGTAAGTTTGAAAGAAAATATTGGTATTTATGCGTGGCATTGCAATCATCATTTTGCACATATAGAGCAATTAATGATTCGTAAAGGTTGGAAATAA